Proteins from a single region of Urocitellus parryii isolate mUroPar1 chromosome 4, mUroPar1.hap1, whole genome shotgun sequence:
- the LOC144254259 gene encoding olfactory receptor 6B9-like produces the protein MQQMNITLVSEFILVGFPTAPWMQLLLFFLFLMVYLLVVAENLVIMFTVWDTVSLHKPMYYFLSSMSFLEVWYVSVTVPKMLDGFLLQRRRISFTGCMTQLYFFISLACTECVLLAAMAYDRYVAICHPLRYPAIMTTGYCVQLMALSYISGFTVSVIKVYFISHVAFCGSNVMNHFFCDISPILKLACKDMSTAELVDFALAIVILVFPLITTVLSYIYIVSTILRIPSTQGRKKAFSTCASHLTVVIIYYTAMIFMYVRPRAIASFNSNKLISAVYAVLTPMLNPFIYCLRNQEVKNAIKKTLGGGQCLLLS, from the coding sequence ATGCAGCAGATGAACATCACTCTGGTCAGTGAGTTCATCCTGGTGGGCTTCCCCACTGCCCCATGGATGCagctcctgctcttcttcctcttcctcatggTCTACTTGTTGGTGGTAGCAGAGAATCTTGTTATCATGTTCACTGTTTGGGACACAGTCTCCCTCCATAAGCCCATGTACTATTTCCTGAGTAGCATGTCATTCCTGGAGGTCTGGTATGTCTCTGTCACAGTCCCCAAGATGCTGGATGGATTCCTCCTGCAGAGACGGCGCATCTCCTTCACAGGTTGCATGACCCAGCTCTATTTCTTTATCTCTCTAGCCTGCACAGAGTGTGTGCTTTTAGCagccatggcctatgaccgctatgtggccatctgccaccctCTTCGATATCCAGCCATCATGACCACAGGTTATTGTGTGCAGCTGATGGCCCTCTCCTATATAAGTGGTTTTACAGTCTCTGTcatcaaagtttattttatttcacatgttGCATTCTGTGGCTCTAATGTCAtgaaccacttcttctgtgataTCTCACCAATCCTCAAACTGGCATGCAAAGACATGTCCACAGCTGAGTTGGTGGACTTTGCTTTGGCAATTGTCATTCTTGTTTTTCCTCTCATCACCACTGTCCTCTCCTATATCTACATAGTGTCCACCATTTTGCGTATACCCTCCActcagggaaggaagaaagccttctccacctgtgcatcCCACCTCACTGTAGTCATAATTTATTACACAGCCATGATTTTCATGTATGTCCGACCCAGAGCTATTGCATCATTTAATTCCAACAAACTAATCTCAGCTGTGTATGCAGTCCTCACACCCATGCTAAATCCTTTCATCTACTGTCTAAGGAACCAAGAAGTCAAGAATGCCATCAAGAAGACCCTGGGGGGAGGTCAATGCCTCTTGCTCAGCTGA
- the LOC144254260 gene encoding olfactory receptor 6B9-like, translated as MWKGNITHISEFILVGFPTAPWLQILLFFLFLITYLFVLLENLVIILTVWVTGSLHKPMYYFLGTMSFLEAWYISVTVPKMLVGFLLHPNTISFLGCMTQLYFFISLACTECVLLAAMAYDRYVAICWPLRYPVMMTPEFCVQLIISSWVSGFTISMVKVYFISQVAFCGNNILNHFFCDVSPILKLACMDLSMAERVDFVLAIIIILVFPGFATVLSYAFIVSSILHIPSATGQRKAFSTCASHLTVVVIFYTAVIFIYVRPRAIASFNSNKLISAIYAVFNPMLNPIIYCLRNKEVKDAIRKTIVSG; from the coding sequence ATGTGGAAAGGAAACATCACTCATATTAGTGAATTCATCCTGGTGGGATTCCCTACTGCCCCTTGGTTGCAGATtttgctctttttccttttcctcatcacTTACCTCTTTGTTCTGTTGGAGAATTTGGTCATCATCCTCACTGTATGGGTCACTGGGTCTCTGCACAAGCCCATGTACTATTTTCTGGGCACCATGTCCTTTCTGGAGGCCTGGTATATATCTGTCACAGTCCCCAAGATGCTGGTTGGATTTCTCCTTCATCCCAATACCATCTCCTTTTTGGGATGCATGACTCAGCTCTATTTCTTCATCTCACTTGCCTGCACTGAATGTGTGCTTTTGGCTGCCATGGCCTATGACCGTTATGTGGCCATATGTTGGCCTCTTCGCTATCCAGTCATGATGACCCCAGAGTTTTGTGTTCAGCTGATCATTAGTTCCTGGGTAAGTGGCTTCACCATCTCCATGGTAAAGGTGTACTTCATCTCCCAAGTTGCATTCTGTGGCAATAATATCTTGAACCATTTTTTCTGTGATGTGTCACCTATCCTCAAACTAGCCTGCATGGACTTATCTATGGCTGAGAGAGTAGACTTTGTGCttgccatcatcatcatccttgTGTTTCCTGGCTTTGCTACTGTCCTTTCCTATGCCTTCATTGTCTCTAGCATCCTGCACATACCCTCAGCCACTGGGCAGcggaaggccttctccacctgtgcatctCACCTTACAGTGGTGGTCATTTTCTACACAGCAGTGATCTTCATATATGTCCGACCTCGGGCCATTGCTTCATTTAACTCTAACAAATTGATCTCAGCCATATATGCAGTCTTTAATCCCATGCTTAACCCTATCATCTACtgcctgaggaacaaggaggtcAAGGATGCCATTAGAAAAACCATCGTGAGTGGCTGA